In one window of Ailuropoda melanoleuca isolate Jingjing unplaced genomic scaffold, ASM200744v2 unplaced-scaffold8310, whole genome shotgun sequence DNA:
- the LOC105234978 gene encoding LOW QUALITY PROTEIN: olfactory receptor-like protein OLF4 (The sequence of the model RefSeq protein was modified relative to this genomic sequence to represent the inferred CDS: substituted 1 base at 1 genomic stop codon) has protein sequence MDPGNDTXISEFILLGLSEDPELQPLLFGLFLSMYLITVFGNLLIILAVGSDSHLHTPMYFFLANLSFVDICFTSTTVPKMLWNIQTETKVITFEGCLTQMYFFTLFAVLDVFLLAVMAYDRFVAICHPLNYPVIMSPQLCRLLVLLSWITCILNSFLQSLMMLRLSFCIQLHIPHYFCELNEIVQLACSNNFLNNLLMYFAIVVLGGGAFAGVLYSYSKIVSTIRGISSAQGKYKAFSTCASHLSVVSLFFCTSLGVYLSSAAPQSSHASAVASFMYTVVTPMLNPFIYSLRNRDIKRALKGIIGVPVM, from the coding sequence ATGGACCCAGGAAATGATACATGAATTTCAGAATTTATTCTTCTGGGATTATCAGAGGACCCAGAATTGCAGCCCCTCCTATtcgggcttttcctctccatgtacctgatcaccgtgtttggaaacctgctcatcATCTTAGCCGTCGGCTcagactcccacctccacacccccatgtacttcttcctggccaacctgtcctttgtagacatctgtttcacctccaccactgtccccaagatgctgtggaacatccagacaGAGACCAAAGTCATAACTTTTGAAGGCTGCCTCACCCAGATGTATTTTTTCACACTCTTTGCTGTATTGGATGTCTTTCTCCTggctgtgatggcctatgaccgatTTGTAGCCATCTGCCACCCCCTGAACTACCCGGTAATAATGAGCCCCCAGCTCTGCCGACTGCTTGTTCTTCTGTCCTGGATCACATGTATCCTGAATTCCTTCTTACAAAGCTTAATGATGTTGCGGCTTTCCTTCTGTATACAATTGCACATTCCCCACTATTTTTGTGAACTCAATGAAATAGTCCAACTTGCCTGTTCCAATAACTTTCTTAATAACTTGTTGATGTATTTTGCAATTGTAGTGCTGGGTGGTGGTGCTTTTGCTGGGGTCCTTTACTCTTACTCTAAGATAGTTTCCACCATACGTGGAATATCATCAGCTCAaggcaagtataaagcattttccacctgtgcatctcacctctcagttgtctccttatttttttgtacgagcctaggagtgtaccttagctctgctgctccccagagctcccacgcaagtgcagtggcctcgttcatgtacacggtggtcacacccatgctgaaccccttcatctacagcctgaggaacagagacataaagagggCTCTGAAGGGAATCATTGGGGTTCCAGTTATGTAA